Genomic window (Candidatus Nitrosocosmicus franklandus):
CTTTTGTAGCGATGAGTGTTTGAAAATTGATCGTTGATAAAAGATAAGTTTCTAGTAGCTGAGCTTCTATAATGGGAGCTTCAATTCTGAGTATTGGTTCGTTAGGAAATAGGGTTGTCCCTTCTGGAACAGCCCACAAGTCGCCTGTAAACTTTAATTCAAGCAAGTAATCAAAAAAATCTTGGCTTATCTTTCTAAAAACATCTAAAGATTTCAAATAGTCTATTTGATCTTTGTTAAAAGTAAAATTCGAAATGTATTCTACCGCTTGCTGTAATCCTGCAGCCACCAAATAGGATCTATTTTCAGGTAATTCTCTAGCAAACATTTCGAATATAGCCTTTGTTTTCCAATCTTTATGAAATTGACTGAAATAATACCCTGCAGCCATAGTTAGTTCATAAAAGTCTGTCATTAGTGCTGCTGCATTGTCATCTAAACTACTAACTTTCATATATTCCAATTAAATTAAGGTTATTTTATTAAATTATCATATTATTTTTTCCCAATTTATACTAGGGTTTTCTTAAACTGCTTTAAGATTATTTTTATCGGGTTATCTCGTTACTACTTCGACCTTGTAATTACCAATTTCAATAGATTCAAGTATTACATCATTCCTAAATATTGAAACTAATATATAAGAATAAGCATATTGTTGAGTAAAAGATATAATATTTTTGTACAACAACATTATCATAGTGTACGAGAACGGGATCCTAAAAAGATATCCAAAGAATCCCATACTTACTCCTAATAAAAGTAATTGGTGGGAGAGTCAAGCTGTTTTTAACTGCGCCACACTGTATGATGGGAACAAGGTACACATGTTATATCGAGCTATAGGGGAATATGAGAATTATATTTCAAGAATAGGATATGCTTCCAGTCGTGATGGTTACAGTTTTAAAAGACGAAACAAAATAGCCTTCGATCCTATTTTAGACTA
Coding sequences:
- the pncB gene encoding nicotinate phosphoribosyltransferase — its product is MKVSSLDDNAAALMTDFYELTMAAGYYFSQFHKDWKTKAIFEMFARELPENRSYLVAAGLQQAVEYISNFTFNKDQIDYLKSLDVFRKISQDFFDYLLELKFTGDLWAVPEGTTLFPNEPILRIEAPIIEAQLLETYLLSTINFQTLIATKASKICNIASNKPIIEFGSRRAHGPQAALLAARAAFIGGCVGTSNTLAGMQFGIPIYGTMAHSFITSFESEIMAFKEFQRLFPDGFLLIDTFDTLNAIKMIIK